The following proteins are encoded in a genomic region of Betaproteobacteria bacterium:
- a CDS encoding chemotaxis protein CheW, with protein MSFDMGQFTQVFFDEAKEHIATIEEVLLRLDLVEPGLEDLNAIFRAAHSIKGGAGTFGFADMADFTHVAETLLDRLRKQELKLTAAMVDALLESNDVIKSMLEAHQNGGEADGAIEQEVRGRLEALSSGEAPSAEPVRSSGAVARPREARRFVIRFPHANVSSDQALANLLAELRALGTLHVVEQPAPGRTEPDARWELVLDTTAERAELVDLFDFVLSPSRLELDEVEAGADIPGVAQAGDEGFGFFEEAAGAPPKEEGFGFFDDAAGAPVQEAGFGFFDNAPGTASQAGDSAERNQPFGFFDGAPGEPGTSTQAEPASSNAATPARRATDASGKSDAPAGRRATDKAAAAAASGDTSIRVSVEKVDQLINLVGELVITQSMLAQAVMRADLAVDDTLVNGIAQLERNSRDLQEAVMSIRMLPIAFVFSRFPRLVRDIAGKLGKNVDLKLVGEQTELDKGVIEKIADPLTHLVRNSLDHGLESAADREAAGKPAKGTITLRAFHQGGNIVIEVADDGRGLDREKILAKARSRGMPVDDSMSDAEVFGLIFEAGFSTAEQVTDISGRGVGMDVVRRNIMALGGRVDIASQLGKGCTVSIRLPLTLAILDGISVAVGDSLYIVPLGFIVESLQPQQTDIRTIAGSGLVMQVRGDYLPVVRLHDEMGVTPKIREFHRGITVIIESDGARAAMFVDELVGQHQVVIKSLESNYRKVPGISAATIMGDGRVAMILDVAHIVRKATSKKEYQEAA; from the coding sequence ATGAGCTTCGACATGGGGCAGTTCACGCAGGTGTTCTTCGACGAGGCCAAGGAGCACATCGCGACCATCGAGGAGGTCCTTCTCCGGCTCGACCTCGTCGAACCGGGTCTGGAAGATCTCAACGCGATCTTCCGCGCGGCGCACTCCATCAAGGGCGGGGCCGGCACGTTCGGGTTTGCCGACATGGCGGATTTCACCCACGTCGCGGAGACGCTCCTCGACAGGCTGCGCAAGCAGGAGCTGAAGCTGACCGCCGCCATGGTGGATGCGCTGCTCGAGTCGAACGATGTGATCAAGTCCATGCTGGAGGCGCACCAGAACGGGGGTGAGGCCGACGGTGCGATCGAGCAGGAAGTGCGAGGGCGCCTGGAAGCGCTGTCGTCCGGGGAAGCACCGAGCGCCGAGCCAGTACGGTCTTCGGGCGCCGTCGCCCGGCCGCGCGAAGCACGCCGTTTCGTGATCCGGTTTCCCCACGCCAACGTGAGCTCCGATCAGGCGCTCGCCAATCTCCTCGCCGAGCTGAGGGCCCTGGGCACTCTGCATGTGGTTGAACAGCCCGCGCCCGGGCGTACTGAACCGGATGCACGCTGGGAACTGGTCCTCGACACCACTGCGGAGCGTGCCGAACTGGTGGATCTGTTCGATTTCGTCCTGTCGCCCTCGCGGCTGGAACTGGACGAAGTGGAAGCAGGCGCGGATATCCCCGGTGTGGCGCAGGCGGGTGATGAGGGCTTCGGCTTCTTCGAGGAAGCGGCAGGCGCTCCGCCGAAGGAAGAAGGTTTCGGCTTCTTCGACGATGCCGCCGGCGCACCCGTCCAGGAGGCCGGTTTCGGCTTCTTCGACAATGCACCGGGCACCGCGTCGCAGGCCGGGGATTCCGCGGAGCGAAACCAGCCTTTCGGTTTCTTCGACGGTGCGCCGGGCGAGCCGGGCACGTCGACGCAAGCGGAACCGGCGTCTTCGAACGCGGCCACTCCCGCGCGCCGGGCCACCGATGCCTCGGGCAAGTCCGACGCACCGGCGGGTCGACGCGCGACGGACAAGGCGGCCGCAGCGGCCGCCAGTGGCGACACCTCGATCCGCGTGAGCGTGGAAAAGGTCGACCAGCTCATCAATCTGGTGGGCGAGCTGGTGATCACCCAATCGATGCTCGCCCAGGCCGTGATGCGTGCCGACCTGGCGGTGGACGACACGCTCGTGAATGGCATCGCACAGCTGGAGCGCAACTCCCGCGATCTGCAGGAGGCGGTGATGTCCATCCGCATGCTCCCGATCGCCTTCGTGTTCAGCCGCTTTCCGCGGCTGGTGCGCGACATCGCGGGCAAGCTCGGCAAGAACGTCGATCTCAAGCTGGTAGGCGAGCAGACGGAACTGGACAAGGGCGTGATCGAGAAGATCGCGGACCCCCTGACCCATCTGGTGCGCAACAGCCTGGACCACGGGCTGGAGAGCGCAGCCGACCGCGAGGCCGCCGGCAAGCCGGCCAAGGGGACCATCACGCTGCGGGCCTTCCATCAGGGCGGCAACATCGTCATCGAAGTGGCCGACGACGGCAGGGGGCTCGACCGGGAGAAGATTCTCGCCAAGGCCCGGTCGCGCGGCATGCCGGTGGACGATTCGATGAGCGATGCCGAGGTTTTCGGGCTCATCTTCGAGGCGGGCTTTTCCACGGCCGAACAGGTCACGGACATCTCCGGCCGCGGTGTCGGCATGGACGTCGTGCGCCGGAACATCATGGCACTCGGCGGACGTGTCGACATCGCGAGCCAGCTGGGCAAGGGCTGCACGGTGTCGATCCGGCTGCCGCTCACGCTGGCCATTCTCGATGGCATCTCGGTGGCCGTGGGAGATTCGCTGTACATCGTGCCGCTGGGATTCATCGTGGAGTCCCTGCAGCCGCAACAGACCGACATCCGGACCATCGCGGGCTCCGGACTCGTCATGCAGGTAAGGGGCGATTACCTCCCTGTCGTGAGGCTGCACGACGAGATGGGTGTCACGCCGAAGATCCGGGAATTCCACCGCGGCATCACTGTCATCATTGAATCCGACGGGGCAAGAGCAGCGATGTTCGTCGACGAACTGGTGGGGCAGCACCAGGTGGTCATCAAGAGTCTGGAGAGCAACTACCGCAAGGTGCCGGGGATCTCCGCCGCCACGATCATGGGAGACGGCAGGGTCGCGATGATCCTGGATGTCGCTCACATCGTGCGCAAGGCCACTTCGAAGAAGGAGTATCAGGAAGCCGCTTGA